A part of Rhinatrema bivittatum chromosome 16, aRhiBiv1.1, whole genome shotgun sequence genomic DNA contains:
- the LOC115078429 gene encoding olfactory receptor 5V1-like, with product MEVKNGTLLTEFIILGFPEFPDLQIPLFVLFLLIYLIILLGNFIIIALTCLDPHLLAPMYFFLCNLSFLDISYTSLTLPKLLDILQRKSQNISVNGCLTQIYFFVTLVCIEILLLTVMAYDRYIAVCHPLRYAVIMNQRLCVLMSTGTWILGFLEPVTHTVLFSRLSYCGSNEINHFFCDPSALLTLSCTSTSAIEYTTYIFGAFVDLPCFVFTLTSYVYIISTILKIRSTEGRHKAFSTCSTHLTVVILFYGTLLCLYMRPTSMQSVDQNKLFALLYNVLIPLFNPIIYSLKNREVKEALKRFFGRKPFP from the coding sequence ATGGAAGTGAAAAATGGCACCTTACTGACGGAATTCATCATTCTGGGATTTCCTGAATTCCCAGACCTTCAAATccccctttttgttctctttttgctGATTTACCTGATTATTCTCTTGGGTAACTTCATTATTATAGCCCTGACATGCCTGGATCCTCACTTGCTTGctcccatgtactttttcctctgtaACTTGTCCTTCCTTGATATCTCTTACACCTCACTGACTCTCCCCAAACTACTGGATATCCTACAAAGGAAAAGTCAGAATATTTCTGTAAATGGCTGTCTTACACAGATATATTTTTTCGTAACATTGGTATGTATAGAAATTCTATTGCTTACGGTCATGGCTTATGACCGCTACATCGCAGTCTGTCACCCCCTGCGCTATGCTGTGATTATGAATCAGAGGCTCTGTGTTCTCATGTCCACAGGGACCTGGATCTTGGGGTTTCTGGAACCAGTGACACACACTGTGCTTTTCTCTCGTCTCTCTTATTGTGGATCCAATGagattaaccatttcttctgtgaccccTCAGCACTGCTCACACTCTCTTGCACCAGCACTTCTGCCATTGAATATACCACTTACATTTTTGGTGCATTTGTAGACCTGCCATGCTTTGTTTTTACCCTGACATCTTACGTCTAcatcatctccaccatcctgaaGATCCGTTCAACAGAGGGGAGACACAAAGCTTTCTCCACCTGCTCCACCCACCTCACAGTCGTTATTCTCTTCTATGGGACTTTGCTCTGTTTGTATATGAGaccaacatccatgcagtcagtgGATCAGAACAAGCTCTTTGCTCTGCTCTATAATGTTTTAATTCCTCTGTTTAACCCCATAATTTATAGCCTGAAAAACAGAGAGGTCAAAGAAGCCCTAAAAAGATTTTTTGGCAGAAAGCCTTTTCCTTAG
- the LOC115078430 gene encoding olfactory receptor 1G1-like — protein sequence MVEENLTTVTEFIILGFPEYPDLQIPLFLLFLLIYLIVLMGNLTIIALTCLDPRLHTPMYFFLCNLSFLDISYTSLNLPKLMDILLKKRQCISTIGCLTQVYFFMFSLCFEFVLLTVMAYDRYVAICHPLHYAVIMNQRLCVLITTGTWILGFLVPVTHTVLLSHLSYCGSKLIEHFFCDLPALLKLSCSSTSTIESVTYILGGCLGLPCFAATLTSYVYIISTILRISSAEQRRKAFSTCSSHLMVVILFYGSTMCLYMRPTSMQSMEQNKLFALLYNVFIPMVNPMIYSLKNRDVKGALRGVFLRSKEQFLCIYQQIV from the coding sequence ATGGTCGAGGAAAATCTCAccacagtgacagaattcatcaTTCTGGGGTTTCCTGAATATCCAGACCTCCAAATCCcccttttccttctgttcttACTGATTTACCTCATCGTCCTGATGGGGAACCTCACTATTATAGCCCTGACGTGCCTGGACCCtcgcctgcacacccccatgtactttttcctctgtaACTTGTCCTTCCTTGATATCTCTTATACCTCACTCAATCTCCCCAAACTGATGGACATCCTCTTAAAAAAAAGGCAATGCATTTCTACAATTGGGTGTCTTACACAGGTGTACTTTTTTATGTTTTCTCTATGTTTTGAATTTGTTCTGCTTACAGTCATGGCCTATGACCGCTATGTGGCAATTTGTCATCCCCTTCACTATGCTGTGATTATGAATCAGAGACTCTGTGTACTGATCACCACAGGGACCTGGATCTTGGGGTTTCTGGTCCCCGTGACACACACTGtccttctctctcatctctcatATTGTGGATCCAAATTGATTGAACATTTCTTCTGTGATCTCCCGGCTCTGCTGAAACTCTCCTGCTCCAGCACCTCCACCATTGAAAGTGTGACATATATTTTGGGTGGGTGTCTAGGACTGCCCTGCTTTGCTGCAACTCTGACATCTTATGTTTACATCATCTCTACCATCCTGAGGATCAGTTCTGCTGAGCAGAGAcgcaaagccttctccacctgctcctcccacctcatgGTCGTTATTCTCTTCTATGGGTCTACaatgtgtttgtatatgagacCAACGTCCATGCAGTCAATGGAGCAAAACAAGCTCTTTGCTCTGCTCTATAATGTATTCATTCCTATGGTTAATCCCATGATTTATAGCCTGAAAAACAGAGATGTAAAAGGAGCCCTGAGAGGGGTCTTTCTTAGATCGAAGGAACAGTTTCTGTGCATTTACCAGCAGATTGTGTGA